The sequence below is a genomic window from Desulfobulbus oligotrophicus.
TGTCCGAACCTGCACAACACTGTCACCGGCTGGAAGCGGGATACCACCGGTGTACTCATTCCAGGTTGTACCACCGTCAAGGCTGTACTCAAAACCACCGGATGCATAGTCATCAGGGCTCACAGCCGTGCCATCGGCAAACGTCAGCTCAAGTGTGCTCCCCTCACCAACACCCGTTACATGGATGTCGAATACTGCCGGATCACCCTCTGGAACCTCGATATCACCGGTACCGGTCCCAGCACCACCAACAGAGATGGTCGGCACATCATTATCAATGATCGTGGCTGTGGCTGAGTCACTGTACGTGGTCCCGTTACTCGTCAGCACCGCGTTCAGGGTGAACGTCTCATTCGGCTCGTCAATGGTGTCGTCAACCGTGGGTGTCCGAACCTGCACAACACTGTCACCGGCTGGAAGCGGAATACCACCGGTGTACTCATTCCAGGTCGTACCACCGTCAAGGCTGTACTCAAAACCACCGGATGCATAGTCATCAGGGCTCACAGCCGTGCCATCGGCAAACGTCAGCTCAAGTGTGCTCCCCTCACCAACACCCGTTACATGGATGTCGAATACTGCCGGATCACCCTCTGGAACCTCGATATCACCGGTACCGGTCCCAGCACCACCAACAGAGATGGTCGGCACATCATTATCAATGATCGTGGCCGTGGCTGAGTCACTGTACGTGGTCCCGTTACTCGTCAGCACTGCGTTCAGGGTGAACGTCTCATTCGGCTCGTCAATGGTGTCGTCAACCGTGGGTGTCCGAACCTGCACAACACTGTCACCGGCTGGAAGCGGAATACCACCGGTGTACTCATTCCAGGTCGTACCACCGTCAAGGCTGTACTCAAAACCACCGGATGCATAGTCATCAGGGCTCACAGCCGTGCCATCGGCAAACGTCAGCTCAAGTGTGCTCCCCTCACCAACACCCGTTACATGGATGTCGAATACTGCCGGATCACCCTCTGGAACCTCGATATCACCGGTACCGGTCCCAGCACCACCAACAGAGATGGTCGGCACATCATTATCAATGATCGTGGCCGTGGCTGAGTCACTGTACGTGGTCCCGTTACTCGTCAGCACCGCGTTCAGGGTGAACGTCTCATTCGGCTCGTCAATGGTGTCGTCAACCGTGGGTGTCCGAACCTGCACAACACTGTCACCGGCTGGAAGCGGAATACCACCGGTGTACTCATTCCAGGTCGTACCACCGTCAAGGCTGTACTCAAAACCACCAGATGCATAGTCATCAGGACTCACAGCCGTGCCATCGGCAAACGTCAGCTCAAGTGTGCTCCCCTCACCAACACCCGTTACATGGATGTCGAATACTGCCGGATCACCCTCTGGAACCTCGATATCACCGGTACCGGTCCCAGCACCACCAACAGAGATGGTCGGCACATCATTATCAATGATCGTGGCCGTGGCTGAGTCACTGTACGTGGTCCCGTTACTCGTCAGCACCGCGTTCAGGGTGAACGTCTCATTCGGCTCGTCAATGGTGTCGTCAACCGTGGGTGTCCGAACCTGCACAACACTGTCACCGGCTGGAAGCGGAATACCACCGGTGTACTCATTCCAGGTCGTACCACCGTCAAGGCTGTACTCAAAACCACCAGATGCATAGTCATCAGGACTCACAGCCGTGCCATCGGCAAACGTCAGCTCAAGTGTGCTCCCCTCACCAACACCCGTTACATGGATGTCGAATACTGCCGGATCACCCTCTGGAACCTCGATATCACCGGTACCGGTCCCAGCACCACCAACAGAGATGGTCGGCACATCATTATCAATGATCGTGGCCGTGGCTGAGTCACTGTACGTGGTCCCGTTACTCGTCAGCACTGCGTTCAGGGTGAACGTCTCATTCGGCTCGTCAATGGTGTCGTCAACCGTGGGTGTCCGAACCTGCACAACACTGTCACCGGCTGGAAGCGGAATACCACCGGTGTACTCATTCCAGGTCGTACCACCGTCAAGGCTGTACTCAAAACCACCGGATGCATAGTCATCAGGGCTCACAGCCGTGCCATCGGCAAACGTCAGCTCAAGTGTGCTCCCCTCGCCAACACCCGTTACATGGATGTCGAATACCGCCGGATCACCCTCATTGACGGCAATACTGTCCATCGACACAGTTGGCGGAGATACAGGCGGGGGAACAGGTATATCGGTCTCCCCGTCAACAGGAGGCGCAGGAGGTGTCTCGGTTCCATCATCAATACCGGCAAAGACCCAGTAGGGCGGATCTAAAAAATCCCAGCCAATGCCCCGTGTTTCAGCACCGGAATCAGGTATCATCTCCATCTGGGTTGCTTCAAAAACAACAATCTGCCGGCCACCGCCTCCTGCTCCGGCAACACCGGTACCGGCAGCAGGAGGTGGCAGATCCGTGGTGGGATCAAAGTTTTCATCCTGTTGCAGGGCCTGTTGCATATCTGCAACCGAGGCCGAAAAATCACCGGCATCCCCGGGTGCTGCCGCTCCGTACACTTCTTCATCAACGAGGACATCGGACATGCGCCCGAGCATCATTGCATTGGGAGTATTGGTAAAGGTGATGGAAACACTGCCATCTGAACCTGTTACTATTCGATCATCAGCGTAGATAACGCTGTTGGGAGTCAGTACCCGCTCAAAACCATTTGCTGAAACCGCCTTAACTGTTCCATACACGATAACGGCTTTCCCGACCGTTTGTGCCTTTCCAACTGCCATATCTGCTTCCTCCTATTGGTAAAAAACAAGTGTATGATCAGATTGTACGCGATGTGCTCCTCATGTCTATTGGACTTTGGTACCATGCCTCGTCTTTTTTTCCAGACACAGCAACTTCTCTGAACATTTTGCGTCTACCGTCATGTAAAAGAACAACTTTATAGTTTCAGTTGAACTGAAAACAGGCTCTTTCTGTCCTCTGCAAACAATGGTATGATGCCGGAAATCTTCATCGCCTCTGTATTGAAAGGAACATCGTCCATGAAACGTTTTTTATATCTGCTTTCCCGCCCCTGTGTCTGGTTATGGAAGTTTCTCAGCTCCGGACTGACTGTCATCTTCAACCTGCTGGTGGTGACCTTGCTGTTGGCCGGTCTGGCACTTGTCCTGTATACACCGAAAATCACCGTCCAGCCAGGCAGCGCCCTTGTACTGGCACCTGAGGGAAATATCGTTGAGGTGCGTTCCCCGATTGACCCCTTTGCCAGAGTGCTCAACCGGCTTTCCGGTTCCCCGTTCCAGGAAGAAACCTTTCTGCAGGATATACTGGACACACTGCAGGAAGCGGCCGACGACCAACGCATTAAAATGCTGGTGCTTAATACCAATAAGATGGGAGATGCCGGCCTTGATCAGATTCGGACCATCGGTGCCGCCATCGACGCCTTCAAAAAGAAAGACAAAAAAGTTATTGCTGTTGGCAATAACTTTAACCAGACCCAATACTATCTGGCCTCCTGGGCTGATTCGATCTACCTGCACCCCATGGGTGCCGTCCAGATTCGCGGCTTTTCAGTGTTCCGTCTGTATGTGCGGGATATGCTCGACAAGTTGGGTATCAATGCCCATGTATTCCGGGTCGGTGACTATAAGTCCGCTGTCGAACCACTGTTGCGTAACGATATGTCCCCGGAAGACAAAGAGGCCAATCGCCTGTGGCTCAACAACCTCTGGAACATCTACTGCACAGATATCGTCACGCATCGGAAGCTTGACCTGACCGTCTTTCGGAACAACATCAACCAGACCGTCTCTCAGCTGGCTTCAGTGGACGGAGACCGCGCCCGACTCGCCCTGGCTTCAGGTCTGGTGGATGGCCTGAAAACCCCACTGCAGATTGATGAGATGCTCAAACAGATGGTCGGTCTTTCCAGTGATAAGAAAAGCTGCAACCATATCGGATTTCGTGATTACCTGCAGACGATCACCCCCTCCTATACAAAACCGGACAAAGAAAGTGACCTGATCGGTATTATAGCTGTCAGTGGAAACATCATTCCCGGTAAAGGAACGCCTCAGCAGATCGGGGCCGAGGATCTGATCAAGCGAATTCGCCAGGCTCGCCAGAACCCGCGCATTAAAGCCATTGTGCTTCGTATCAACAGCGGCGGCGGCAGTGCCACCGCCTCAGAGCTTATCCGTGAAGAGCTGGCGGCTGCCAGGCAGGACGGCAAGGTGGTGGTTGTTTCCATGGGCGCCATGGCGGCATCAGGGGGGTACTGGTTATCAGCAAACGCTGATGCCATTGTCGCCGCACCAACTACTCTCACCGGATCAATCGGTATATTCGGCATGATTCCGACCATGGAAAAAACACTGGCCGGCCTTGGTATTCACGGTGACGGTATCGGCACCACCAACATCGCTCATTTCGGTAATATGGCAACAGCCATGGGGGAAGAGGAAGCCGCCTCCTGGCAAATGGATGTTGAACAGGGCTATCAGCGTTTCATCAACACTGTTGCCAGGGGTCGTTCGTTAAACGTGGAGGCGGTGAAAAAAATTGCCGGCGGTCGGGTCTGGGACGGTGAAACCGCCCTGAAGATAGGTCTGGTCGACAAGCTCGGCAACCTGCAGGATGCCATTGCTGAAGCAGCCAAACGCGCGAATGTGCCAAAGGAAAATGCCCTGTTCATCGAACTTGATCCGCGCAACTATCTGAACCGTTTCAAAAAAAATGAACAACCCATTGAAACCCTGATCCGAGGTCTGTTCGCCTCTTCTCCGGGTATTCTGCAGATGCGGCAAGCAGCAGAGGAACAGCTGGATTTTATAGTTGACAGCAGGGACCCCCGTGGACTGTACAGCCACTGTCTGTTTCCCTCACCGGCGCTCTTGTTTCGATAAAAAAACGGAGCAGCCCTTTTTTTACTGCCTGTCTCTTAATACCGTACCAGGCAGGCAGCAGACCATAACACGCAATGGTTATCCCTTCAAAACAGCCAGGGGTTGCAGCTCCACGGCTATTTCGATGAGGTCCTGCTGATCGGCGATGACCTCATCGATATTCTTATAGGCCCCGGGTGCCTCTTCAAGATCACGACGGTGCCGCAGAGAATGAAGGATACGTTTTTTATCGAGCTTTTCCCGTTCCTCCTCCAGATTCAACACCCGTTGAGCCTGCTTGCGGCCAAGAACCCGACCGGCACCGTGGGAACAGGACATGAAAGATAACGGATTGCCCAGTCCTTTCACAATATAGCTTCGACTTCCCTGACAACCCGGGATAATGCCGTACTCACCGGCAAAAGCACGGGTTGCCCCCTTGCGATGCACCCAGACCTCTTTGAAAAAATGCGTTTCCAGGGCCGCGTAGTTATGTGCCACATCGATAGGATCATCAAACTGATCACAACCGGTCAGGTCAGTAACGATCTCCTGCAAGGCGGCCATCATCTCACTTCGGTTGGCACTGGCAAAGGCCACACAGTACTCCATCTCCCGCAGATAACGCTGCCCAACCTCCGTATCCAGCGGGAGCGTCGCCAGTTGCCATTCCCTGGGTATCGCATCCTTACCGGTCTGCTTCGCCAGGCGAACCGCCAGCTCGTTGTAATGGCCGGCTACCCGGTAACCGATGTTCCGGCTGCCGGAATGCACCATCAACCAGATCCGCTGGTCGTTCCCCTGCTGAATTTCAATAAAATGATTCCCTCCACCCAGGGTGCCGATCTGGCGGCGAGCGTTCTCGAACTCACCGGTAACGACAGGTAAATCCTGACCAAATTCGGTTGGATCCGGCATCACCTCCAGGGGCCGAGATTTCTTATGATGCTTAAATCCCAAAGGAACAGCAGCACGCAACGCTGTGAGCATCTTCTTCAGTACCGGCACCTCCAGCGCAGTGAGGCCGGTGCGGACAGCCCGCATGCCGCAACCGATATCAACACCAACTCCATTGGGGATAACAGCGCCGATGGTGGCCAGCACGCCACCGATCGGCATACCGTACCCCACATGAGCATCAGCCATAATAGCGATATGATGAAAGGCACAGGGCAAATTGGCAAGCCGCCGTGCCTGCTGCAAGGCCTCTTCCTCCAGCGTGTCAAGCCAGAGCATAATAGGTATTTTTTCAGTGGTAATGGTTCGTTTCACAGTGTTCTCTTGCCCTCCCGGTTATCTGGTTTATAGTGCAACCTTATACATTTGCTGCCGATGACAGCAGCCTGTCAGACGTCTCAACAATCACCATTCCTTCAACTTCAGCAGCCTGCATGATCACTGAAGAACATCTTGTACATCTCTGGCTTCATCTGGGATGGCCTCTCCTGCGGTTGCTTATCTACCTGGCCATCGGCCTGCTTGTCGCACTCTTTATCGAATCACTGAACTGGACCAGAAAACTGGCGGTCATTGCACGGCCCCTCACCCGCTTCGGCCATCTTTCGCCTCTTGCCGGCGCCTCCTTTTCAGTCTGTTTCTTTTCAGGCATAGCTGCCAACAGTATGCTTGCCGAAGCCTACAGTACACAGCAGATAAGCAGGAAAGAGTTGATTCTGGCCAACCTGTTCAACAGTCTGCCCAGCAACTTCCTCCATCTTCCAACCACATTCTTCATTGCCATGCCAATAATCAAGGGCGCGGCCTTCATCTACATAGGTCTCACGGTCTTGGCCGCCCTTTGCCGCACCTTGCTGGTCGCCCTGATCGCCAGACTGCTGCTGCCTGCCGGCAATATCGAACCTGCACCGGTTCAGCCGAAACCGTCGACCACGGAACACCCGTTTCGCGTTGCTCTGCGTAACGGCCTGCACCGGTTTAAACGACGTATCCGTAAGATCATCGCCTTTACCGCACCGATCTACATCTTGTTCTATGCTCTGACAGAGGCGGGTTTTTTCACGGCGGCAGAGCACTTCATCGGCCGGCACCTCTCCTGGTTATCCTGGCTCTCACCGCAGGCACTGTCGATTTTAACCTTCCAGATGGCGGCTGAATTTACCGCCGGCCTGGTTGCAGCCGGGGCGCTCCTTGCCAGTGGCTCGATGCGCATGGAAGAGGTTGTTCTGGTGCTCCTGATCGGCAACATCCTGTCCTCTCCCATCCGCGCCATCCGTCACCAGTACCCCTATTACGCCGGCATCTTTAAACCGGTTCTTGCCGCTCAACTCCTGGTGTTCAGTCAGGGATTCCGGGCCTTGAGCATAGCCGCGATGGCTGTGGCGTATTATTTTATCTGCATGTGATCTGTCAGAAATCCGTTATCTGTGCAGAGCATGCTCCTGCAACACCAAGGAGGCAATGATGGAAAAAAACATACTGGTGGCTGTAGACGGCTCAACTTCCACGGGAAGCAGTCTTGACTATCTGGCCCAGCTCTTTGCGCACGATAGTGAACTCACCATACATCTGCTCAGCGTCATACCAAGTGGCGGGGGCGGTAAAGACTGGATGCTTGAGGTTGATCCCCTGCGCGCCGAGTCCGCGGGTTCGGACAAACGAACCGTGGCGGCACGCAAGCACCTTAAAGACGCGGAAGAACGGTTGCTTCGTTCAGGCTTTGCAAAAAAACAGATTCAAGTAAAGACCAAAACAGCAACCAGTATCAGCAATGCCATTCGTGAAGAGGCGGAGCGTGGTCATTTTGACAGCGTCCTTATCGGTCGCCGGGGACTGGGTTCAGTCGGCAGTATGTTCTTCGGCAGCACATCCGGTGATCTGGTCGAAAAATGCCACCGAGTGCCGCTCTGGATCGTCGACGGCAAGGTCAGGGCATTACGATTCCTGCTTGCCGTACAAAGCCATCCCGCCTCACTGATGGCGGCTGATCACCTTGCCTTTATGCTGAAAAACCACACAACCGCAGACATCTGTCTCTACCATTCCAATGCGGTGTTCGGCTCTCAACAGGTTGCCCGCCCTGAAGATTTTCACGCTCAATGGGGCAAAAGCTGGTGCGATAAATACCTCGACATCGACAACTTTCTCTTCTATGCCCACGCCCAGCTGCTGGTCGACAACGGTATTTCCCGTCATCGTATCTCTCAGCTGCCCGCGCAGATGCACCTCGATGTGGGCACGGATCTGCTCAGGCAGGCCAAACAGCACCAGTGCGGAACCATTGTCATCGGTCGCCGTCGCCGAAGTCTGACCGGAGGACACCTTAAAGGTGTTTCCGACAAGACCCTCAGGCAGGCCCAAAACATCGCCATCTGGTTGGCCGGCTGAAATCCGGCGGCGCAGGAGTTATCTTCTCTTCTTGAGAAGATGTTACTGAGCAGAAGATTTCGGGCTGACAATCACTGTTGCCGCCTGTTCTGCAGTCAGATATTCTCGGGCCAGAGCTGTCAGCTCATCTGCCTGAATGGCGGCAAAATCTTCGGAAATAGTCAATGGCCACTGCAGCTGCTGCGGATGACGTCCGGAAAGATTTAAGACCGACTCCAACCAGTATCGATTGTTGCGCTTGATGTCTTTAATTGAGGTCAGAGCAGGTTCCAGGGCCCGATGCAGTTCATCACTGCTGACCCCTTTATCGCCAAGACTTGCCGCAGTATCTTGTATAACCTTGGCAAGGGCACTTGCCTGCTGCGGTGCTACAATCATACTGCTTTTCATCACACCAAAACCCATGTAGGCACGGCTGGGCAGACTGACCACCTGCGGCGCATAGGTTGCCCCCAGGTTCTCCCGAATCTGTTCACGCAACCGATCATCCAGTACGGCCGCCAGCAGGTTGAGTCGTCGTGTACGCCCTATATCCCAGAAATCAGTGCTTCTCCAGGCCACACTGAGCATTGCCTTGTCGGTTGAGCTCGCAACAGACAGGATCTGTTGCTTACCGGCCGGAAACACCGGTTCCGGAACCGATGCCATCTTATTGACCGTCCGTTGATCGTCACTGAAAATCAGTGCCACCTGCCGGATCACCTCCTGCGGATCAACATCGCCGACAACGTTTATCTCCAACGCCTCCCGGCTCAATGCCGGTTCCAGCCACTGCCTGATCTGCGCCAGACGTATCTTCTCAACCTGTTCCCAGGTCGGTAATCCATACTCCTTGCCTGTACCATAGAAAAATCGCTCGGCCTGAACTTGAAAAACACCTTCCACCGAGCTGTTCAACTGATCGTACATACGTCGCAGACTCTCGTGGCTGCGCCGAAAAGATTCAGGAGAAAAAACCGGATCTTGCAGACGATGACGGAGCAACTGCAGCACAGTGGTCAGTTCGTCGCGCAGACCAGAACCGTTAAAGGAAAAACTTTCCGGCCCCACTTTAAATTCCAGCGCGATGTTGGTCCCGGCCAAAGCCTCGGTCAACTGTTCCCTGGTCAGTTTGCCGACCCCGCTCTCACGCATGAATGACTCGGTGACCAGGGCAAGTCCATCCACAGGTTCAGCCAACTTTCCCTTGCCAAACTGAGCCGAAAGCAACAGTTGCTTGGCCTGGAAATTTGTGGATTTAATATTGAGACTGATCCCGTTATTCAACGTCACCTGCTCCACACCGATGGCTGTGTTGTGATGATGACTGATGATTTTTGCGGGTGTGCCAGGCATTTTGAGATAAGGAAAGGGGGCTGGTTGCGAGACCACCCAGGCAGGTACCGGTTTGACCTCATTGGCCTGATAGAGTTCTTCCAACTGCTGTTTGGCCTGGGCAGACGACAAGCCCGGCTCAACCACACCGACCAGCTCCACCAGCCGGCGGGGATGCTTCCACAGTTGCCGGACGGTCTCGTTTACCTCGCTCAAGGTCATTTTCTGCAACGCCGGGCCGTACAGTGCCAACTCCTGAGCCGGGCTGAGAACAACCTCGTCATTGTTGATTTTACGGATAATATCCTCAGCCAGCTGCCTGCTGTCACGGGATGGTGCCGTTTGCACAGCTTTATCCAGAAGAGCTGCGACCTCTTTTTTCCCTCTGACTAATTCGGTTTCGGAAAACCCCTCTTTAAGCACCTGCCGCAGTGCTGTTTGCACCATCGTCACCCCTTCCCTCCACTTATTCTGTTCAACACGGGCTGTCAGGGTGGCATAGCCGTAGCGACGCAGAAAAAATCCGCCATAGGCCCTGGACTGAGCCAAAGGGCTGCCGAGCTGTTGCTCAAGTTGCTGGAGTCGATTGGTCAACAGACTCACCGCAACATACTGGCGCAACTGCTCAAGCTCCCACGCCAGGGTATCCGGGCGCGGTGAATGGTTGAAGACTGTGGTCAATGCCAGGGCGGTGTATCCTAATTCCGGCTCCATAAGAACAAGGGTATCTGTTCCCTCCTCCTTCACCGTCCCCATTTCCGGACAGGGTCCTGTTTCTCCACCAGCTCGTAAACCAGCCATGGCCTGCGTCAACAGGTGGACGGTCTGCTGGGGGTCTATCGCACCGACAACGACCACAATCATGTTCTCAGGCCGGTACCAGCGATCGTAAAAAGCCCGGAGCAGATGGCTATCAGCACTTTGCAGTACCTCTTCCGTGCCGATGGGGTCACGCTGGGCAGCAAGGGTGCCGGCAAAATCAAACCGCAGCTGCTCCTTTGACACCCGCGAGGCCGCTGAGTCACGTGTCCGTTTTTCGGCAAGAATGACTCCGCGCTCCCGTTCAACTTCCTGTTCCAGCAGCAGAGCTCCCCTCGCATAATCTGCCAGCACCTTAAAACCTTCGGCCAACACCTTCGTATCACCCGTCGGTAACAGCAGATTGTAGACAGTTTCACCAAACCCTGTGCGGGCATTGGTATCGCCACCAAACCCCATTCCCTGTGACTGAAAATACTTCACCAGCGTGCCTGGAGGATAATGGGTGGTACCATTGAAAAGCATGTGCTCAAGAAAGTGGGCAACACCCCGCTGCTGTTCAGTTTCATGAAGCGATCCGGCCTGCACATTGAGATACAGCGCCACCCGGTCTCTTGGTTCTCTGTTTGCCATCAGGACATACCGTAAACCATTGGGCAACTGCCCAAAAAGAAGAGCGGGATCAGGCTGCAAATCGCTGTTGTCCTGCGGCCATCCGGAAGAGCCACAGGATCGGGGTGCAGGTGGTGTCACAGCGGCATCTCCGGCCTGCAGCGGCCCCGGCGCATGGACGGCCAGAACACCCCAAAAAATCACCGAAACAAGCGCCAAAACAGTCAGAAAACGTGGAAGCTTCATTGTCGAACCTAAAACATTGGTGTAGAAAATAAAAAAAGTTCTTCAACTATAGTGTGGGATCGGAGGAACAACAAGATGATAATCACCGGAAAACGAGCCCTGGTTCTGGGGGCTTCCCGCAGTATTGGCCGCGCCATAGCCCGCAAGCTTGCCGAGCAGGGAGCGCTTCTGATTCTGCCATGGCTTGACTGGCCCGATTCAGTCGCCACGCTTGAGCAGGAATTTGGCGGGAAGGGTTCGGATAACCTCCTCATGCGTGTCGACGTTCGCAAACCAGAGGAAGTCGCCGGTCTGGCAGCTGCCATTGACAGGCAATACGGAGGGTTGGAGATCCTGATCAACAATATTGAACGTGGTGGTATGCCGATCCTCCATGGTGGGTATCACCGTGAGATCAACCATGAACAGTGGCAGCTGGAAATGGACACCACGCTGCATGCCAAATGGCTCTTATTTGAACATGCCCTGCCCCTGCTCCGCCGCCGTGGCGAAGGCACTGTGGTTAACATCACCTCAATAGCCGGTATTATCGGTCGATCCGGCCCGGCCGGCCTTCTCTTCAACGACGCTTATGCCGCAGCAAACCGTGGTGCAACCCTGCTGACGGAAACCTGGGCACAGCAGGCCGCTCCAACAGTACGAGTCAATGAACTCATGCTGGGACTCATTGACTCCAGACACGGTCCGGGCACCAGGGGATGGGATCTGTTAAGCAGGCAACAGCAGCAGGACCTGCTGACACACACCCTGTTACGGCGAACTGGAACTCCAGAGGAGGTAGCGCAGGCTGTAGTATTCCTGATCCGCGATGCCGACTTTCTGACGGGAGCGGTTATACGAATGGATGGAGGGTATATTTTAGGAGGAGAGTATCCGGCGGCAATGCCTGAAGGATATCTGTAAAAAGATGCCGGCTCAGCTTTCAAGCACCCAGCCCGGAATATGCCGCAAAACGTATTCCGTCACCTTTTCTTTTGCAGCCGCGTCGGCTTCATTCACGCCGACAGCACGCATAACCTCATCAAAATCAAACCAGCACAGTTCTTTATCCTGTACACTGTACACCGTCAGAATTCGATGATCAGGTTCGTCTATATCCTCTTCCTCTTGGATAGCCGCAACTAAACCTACAGCTTCATCGTAAGGCAAAAAGCGGAGTTTATCGTCACTCATCGTCTAATCGGGCCGTGGTGTTGAACGTGATATCTGACATAAAAAACGGTGACCTGCTGTTGCAACAAGCTCACCGTTTTCAGCACAAACAGCTGCGATCAG
It includes:
- a CDS encoding M16 family metallopeptidase, translated to MKLPRFLTVLALVSVIFWGVLAVHAPGPLQAGDAAVTPPAPRSCGSSGWPQDNSDLQPDPALLFGQLPNGLRYVLMANREPRDRVALYLNVQAGSLHETEQQRGVAHFLEHMLFNGTTHYPPGTLVKYFQSQGMGFGGDTNARTGFGETVYNLLLPTGDTKVLAEGFKVLADYARGALLLEQEVERERGVILAEKRTRDSAASRVSKEQLRFDFAGTLAAQRDPIGTEEVLQSADSHLLRAFYDRWYRPENMIVVVVGAIDPQQTVHLLTQAMAGLRAGGETGPCPEMGTVKEEGTDTLVLMEPELGYTALALTTVFNHSPRPDTLAWELEQLRQYVAVSLLTNRLQQLEQQLGSPLAQSRAYGGFFLRRYGYATLTARVEQNKWREGVTMVQTALRQVLKEGFSETELVRGKKEVAALLDKAVQTAPSRDSRQLAEDIIRKINNDEVVLSPAQELALYGPALQKMTLSEVNETVRQLWKHPRRLVELVGVVEPGLSSAQAKQQLEELYQANEVKPVPAWVVSQPAPFPYLKMPGTPAKIISHHHNTAIGVEQVTLNNGISLNIKSTNFQAKQLLLSAQFGKGKLAEPVDGLALVTESFMRESGVGKLTREQLTEALAGTNIALEFKVGPESFSFNGSGLRDELTTVLQLLRHRLQDPVFSPESFRRSHESLRRMYDQLNSSVEGVFQVQAERFFYGTGKEYGLPTWEQVEKIRLAQIRQWLEPALSREALEINVVGDVDPQEVIRQVALIFSDDQRTVNKMASVPEPVFPAGKQQILSVASSTDKAMLSVAWRSTDFWDIGRTRRLNLLAAVLDDRLREQIRENLGATYAPQVVSLPSRAYMGFGVMKSSMIVAPQQASALAKVIQDTAASLGDKGVSSDELHRALEPALTSIKDIKRNNRYWLESVLNLSGRHPQQLQWPLTISEDFAAIQADELTALAREYLTAEQAATVIVSPKSSAQ
- a CDS encoding SDR family NAD(P)-dependent oxidoreductase; amino-acid sequence: MIITGKRALVLGASRSIGRAIARKLAEQGALLILPWLDWPDSVATLEQEFGGKGSDNLLMRVDVRKPEEVAGLAAAIDRQYGGLEILINNIERGGMPILHGGYHREINHEQWQLEMDTTLHAKWLLFEHALPLLRRRGEGTVVNITSIAGIIGRSGPAGLLFNDAYAAANRGATLLTETWAQQAAPTVRVNELMLGLIDSRHGPGTRGWDLLSRQQQQDLLTHTLLRRTGTPEEVAQAVVFLIRDADFLTGAVIRMDGGYILGGEYPAAMPEGYL